A single region of the Cyanobacteria bacterium FACHB-DQ100 genome encodes:
- a CDS encoding chlorophyllase: MPFNPKQASAVPFPKAVAPDPVPLFQQVERSTITIALQASKQTPDPADIYVPSTPATPKKFPTVLLLQGALVDKSAYSTFATEVARYGFIVVVPNHTRSLTAPNGQTISGLASEQQQVNDVLKQMIAENANPKSRLANRVDITRLGLLGHSFGGYVGLGAIQNRCFPGVCTGSFTRPPALKAGIFYGTNFRTPPITGTFPTIANQNIPTALIAGSLDGVSTLDETQKTYRQIQTPPKALIVVKGANHYGITNQDNPRDPSRPTLTQAQANTTIARWSAWFLRAHLLNDPVAFNRVYKQGNTYDSNVSVTSAK, encoded by the coding sequence ATGCCGTTTAATCCAAAGCAAGCCTCTGCTGTACCCTTTCCCAAAGCTGTTGCGCCTGATCCGGTTCCTCTGTTTCAACAAGTAGAGCGCAGCACTATCACGATCGCTCTCCAAGCTTCTAAACAAACCCCAGATCCAGCAGATATTTACGTTCCTAGTACCCCTGCAACCCCTAAGAAATTTCCAACCGTGTTACTCCTGCAAGGCGCATTAGTTGATAAATCAGCGTACTCAACCTTCGCCACTGAAGTTGCCCGCTATGGATTCATTGTTGTGGTTCCCAATCATACGCGATCGCTGACGGCTCCAAATGGACAAACGATAAGCGGACTAGCATCTGAACAACAGCAAGTTAACGATGTGCTGAAACAAATGATTGCCGAAAATGCCAATCCTAAATCCCGCCTTGCTAACCGAGTAGACATCACTAGGCTAGGACTATTAGGACATTCGTTTGGGGGGTATGTTGGACTAGGCGCAATCCAAAATCGGTGCTTTCCAGGCGTTTGCACGGGTAGCTTTACTCGACCACCAGCGCTAAAAGCAGGAATCTTTTACGGCACCAATTTCCGAACGCCCCCGATCACAGGCACCTTTCCAACGATCGCGAACCAGAACATTCCGACAGCTTTAATTGCTGGCAGTCTAGATGGTGTGTCTACCCTAGACGAAACCCAAAAAACTTACCGGCAAATTCAAACTCCGCCGAAAGCCCTGATTGTAGTTAAGGGAGCGAATCACTATGGCATTACCAATCAAGATAATCCCCGTGATCCAAGCCGACCCACTCTAACTCAAGCCCAAGCGAATACCACGATCGCTCGATGGAGTGCTTGGTTTTTACGCGCACACTTGCTGAATGATCCAGTTGCTTTCAATCGCGTCTACAAACAGGGAAATACTTACGATAGTAATGTTAGTGTAACCAGTGCCAAATAG
- a CDS encoding glycoside hydrolase family 3 C-terminal domain-containing protein, translating into MMSQLETLLESMTLEEKAALTVGQDLWTTVPIERLNISPIWLSDGPTGLRKSPSSTEVGIGSSLPATAFPTESAIASSWNPALAYEVGKAIAIEAQTHDVQVLLGPGANLKRSPLGGRNFEYFSEDPVLSGLMAAATINGVQEQGIGTSLKHFVANEQETGRMYSNSLIDERTLREVYLTPFEIAITHANPWSVMAAYNQVNGTYAPENSYLLQDILRKEWGYKGIVISDWCAVNDRVASIKAGLHLQMPGGGSSVGAIVAAVKAGQLPEEQLNEIVSELLEAILKVNTARKSAMTFDSEEHHALARRAAGESIVLLKNDRNLLPLAGEVLSSVALIGRFAKSPRYQGSGSSQVVPTKVENAHDELIRLIGSREAIAYADGYTEDQQSDSVLLREAQAVAKAAKVAVVFVGLPPSFESEGYDREHIDLPQAHNELIEAVCDVQPNVAIVLTNGATVTMPWVSRVSAIIEGWLGGQAGGAAVADVLLGQVNPSGKLSETFPIKLADTPSYLSFPGQGRQAIYTEGLFIGYRWYDARDIEPLFPFGHGLSYTTFSYSELEVNQPTFKDTDTLTVSLKVKNTGLRAGQEVLQLYVHPKQPRLCRPYKELKAFEKVLLQPGEEKKVELQLSPRAFAYYDPDVKAWVTDSGEFDILIGASSRDIRLQITVALTSTRSRPHQYDRLTSLGEWMSTPATRQMLQPIHDRLFVRAKMSKDAAAADSMRRFYEDMPIAKLVVMGLLTEQQLQQMLEEVNQG; encoded by the coding sequence ATCATGTCCCAACTTGAAACCTTGCTAGAGAGCATGACTTTGGAAGAAAAGGCGGCGTTGACTGTCGGACAGGACTTGTGGACAACGGTACCCATTGAGCGCCTCAATATTTCTCCGATCTGGCTTTCTGATGGCCCGACCGGACTACGTAAATCGCCTAGTTCAACAGAAGTGGGAATCGGTAGTAGCTTACCAGCAACAGCCTTTCCTACTGAGTCCGCGATCGCATCCTCATGGAATCCTGCCCTAGCTTATGAGGTTGGCAAGGCGATTGCGATCGAAGCCCAAACGCACGATGTTCAAGTGTTACTGGGGCCGGGTGCCAACCTCAAGCGCTCTCCATTGGGCGGACGCAACTTCGAGTATTTTTCCGAAGATCCCGTTCTCAGTGGTTTGATGGCAGCAGCAACAATCAATGGAGTACAAGAGCAAGGAATCGGCACTTCGCTCAAGCACTTTGTAGCAAACGAGCAAGAAACGGGGCGTATGTACTCCAACAGTCTGATTGATGAACGGACGTTACGCGAGGTTTATCTCACCCCATTTGAGATCGCAATTACTCATGCGAATCCTTGGTCGGTGATGGCAGCCTACAATCAGGTCAACGGTACCTACGCCCCCGAGAACTCGTACCTCTTGCAGGACATTCTCAGGAAGGAGTGGGGCTACAAAGGAATCGTGATATCGGATTGGTGTGCAGTCAACGACCGGGTTGCGAGTATCAAAGCGGGGCTTCATCTCCAGATGCCCGGTGGAGGTTCAAGCGTGGGCGCGATCGTTGCGGCAGTGAAGGCAGGTCAGCTGCCTGAAGAACAGCTCAACGAGATTGTGAGCGAGCTACTAGAAGCTATCCTTAAGGTGAATACTGCTCGTAAGTCCGCCATGACTTTTGATTCTGAGGAACACCATGCGCTTGCCCGCCGAGCCGCTGGAGAGAGTATTGTGCTGCTCAAGAACGATCGTAATTTATTGCCGCTTGCAGGTGAGGTACTGTCTTCAGTTGCGCTAATCGGACGCTTTGCAAAGTCGCCCCGATATCAGGGATCAGGCAGTTCGCAAGTCGTACCCACTAAAGTAGAGAACGCCCACGACGAGTTAATTCGTCTGATAGGAAGCCGAGAGGCGATCGCTTACGCTGATGGCTACACTGAAGATCAGCAATCCGACTCTGTGCTATTGAGGGAAGCACAAGCTGTTGCTAAAGCAGCGAAAGTTGCTGTTGTCTTCGTCGGACTACCACCGTCCTTCGAGAGTGAAGGATACGATCGCGAACACATTGATTTACCCCAAGCACACAATGAGTTAATTGAGGCAGTGTGCGATGTTCAACCGAATGTTGCGATCGTGCTGACGAACGGTGCAACAGTCACCATGCCGTGGGTGTCGCGGGTATCTGCAATTATCGAAGGGTGGTTGGGCGGTCAGGCGGGTGGCGCAGCCGTGGCGGATGTTTTGTTAGGACAGGTTAACCCTTCAGGTAAGCTATCGGAAACATTTCCGATCAAGCTTGCTGATACTCCCTCGTATCTCAGTTTTCCGGGTCAGGGACGGCAAGCTATCTATACGGAAGGACTGTTCATTGGTTATCGATGGTACGATGCTCGCGATATCGAGCCGTTGTTTCCCTTCGGTCACGGTTTGTCGTACACCACATTCAGCTACTCGGAGCTGGAGGTAAACCAGCCGACGTTTAAAGATACCGATACGCTTACCGTATCTCTCAAGGTAAAGAACACAGGTTTGCGGGCAGGTCAGGAGGTTTTGCAACTCTATGTGCATCCGAAACAGCCGCGCTTATGTCGTCCGTACAAGGAACTCAAAGCATTTGAGAAGGTGTTACTTCAACCGGGAGAAGAAAAGAAAGTTGAGTTGCAGTTAAGTCCGCGTGCCTTTGCTTACTACGATCCTGACGTTAAAGCGTGGGTGACAGATAGTGGAGAATTCGACATCCTGATTGGCGCATCCTCGCGTGACATCCGCCTCCAGATAACCGTGGCTCTCACATCCACTCGATCGCGACCCCACCAATATGACCGTCTCACTTCCCTTGGGGAATGGATGAGCACTCCGGCGACAAGACAGATGCTGCAACCGATTCACGATCGATTGTTCGTCCGGGCAAAGATGTCGAAGGATGCAGCAGCCGCTGATTCAATGAGGCGCTTCTACGAAGATATGCCAATTGCCAAGCTGGTAGTTATGGGTCTGCTAACTGAGCAACAACTACAACAGATGCTCGAAGAGGTTAACCAGGGGTAA
- a CDS encoding cupin domain-containing protein — translation MSLPLILQPGEGRSVQIRTSTCTFKATGKETHGHFGLFEFVMEPGANGASPHIHKELTELFYVVEGEVELVLGERRVVAEPKTFILVPENTPHGFSNAGQTQATLLIMFCPADSREQYFEGLADLTKDGRQPSQAELLDLMQRFDQYPVPENT, via the coding sequence ATGTCGCTTCCTCTAATTTTGCAACCTGGTGAAGGACGATCGGTACAAATTCGCACGAGCACTTGTACATTCAAAGCAACAGGCAAAGAGACACACGGGCATTTTGGCTTATTTGAGTTTGTGATGGAACCCGGAGCGAATGGTGCTAGCCCTCACATTCACAAAGAATTGACTGAGCTGTTTTATGTTGTAGAAGGTGAGGTAGAACTGGTTTTAGGTGAGCGCCGAGTGGTTGCTGAGCCGAAAACCTTCATTCTTGTCCCGGAAAACACTCCTCACGGATTTTCTAATGCTGGGCAGACTCAAGCAACATTGCTGATTATGTTTTGTCCTGCTGATTCACGTGAGCAGTATTTTGAGGGATTAGCTGATTTGACAAAAGACGGAAGGCAACCTAGCCAAGCGGAACTACTCGACTTAATGCAACGGTTTGATCAATACCCAGTTCCTGAGAATACATAA
- a CDS encoding ABC transporter ATP-binding protein has protein sequence MAPLRRVLQGLKAHRFVAIGAILSLLLLTAATAITPQIFRWGIDQGIAAKNFTVVWESAVLMVIAAIARGLFNFGQTFWSEATSQGVAYDLRNQLFTKIETLSFSYHDRSQTSQLITRATSDIEQIRVLIGTSLIQVIGAVITLVTIATILLVMNWQLALITLIVVPIAAWLLTRFFSRNGSVFQRVQQQLGDLNAVLQENLLGVRVVKAFVRESQEKARYTALNNELIAISMKTLYAIRNTFPLIFLLSNLITVAVVGYGGAQVINRQFSIGELVAFNSYLLFILQPILLIGFAAPAIAQAAASAQRVYEVLDAEIEIRDRPNAIPFVKCGGRITFENVSFRYPGATTEALRGVSFETKPNELIAILGMTGSGKSTIVNLLPRFYDPTRGAVRIDGHDVREFSLTSLRSRIGIVFQETTLFAGTLRENIAYAKSDASLAEIVEAAKTAQIHDFIAGLPDGYDTIVGERGVGLSGGQRQRIAIARTLLTDYRILILDDSTSAVDAKTAAEIQTALDLLMEQKTCTAFVIAQRITTVRNADRILLMDQGVLVAQGTHEELMRTSPLYSAILESQVKRS, from the coding sequence ATGGCTCCACTCAGACGAGTGTTGCAAGGTTTAAAGGCGCATCGATTTGTGGCGATTGGTGCTATTTTAAGTCTGCTGCTGTTAACGGCTGCAACTGCTATCACTCCCCAAATTTTTCGTTGGGGCATTGACCAAGGCATTGCAGCAAAGAACTTCACCGTGGTGTGGGAAAGCGCAGTCTTGATGGTGATTGCCGCGATCGCACGGGGATTGTTCAACTTTGGGCAAACCTTCTGGTCGGAAGCAACCTCGCAAGGTGTAGCGTATGATTTACGCAATCAATTGTTTACCAAGATTGAGACGCTGAGTTTTAGCTACCACGATCGCAGTCAAACTTCGCAGTTAATCACTCGTGCAACTAGCGACATTGAGCAGATCCGAGTGTTGATCGGAACAAGCTTAATTCAAGTGATTGGAGCCGTGATTACGCTGGTCACGATCGCCACAATTCTGCTGGTGATGAACTGGCAGTTAGCACTGATTACACTAATCGTTGTGCCGATCGCAGCTTGGCTATTAACGCGATTCTTCAGTCGCAATGGCAGTGTATTTCAGCGAGTACAACAGCAACTCGGTGATCTAAATGCGGTTTTGCAAGAGAATCTCCTCGGTGTTCGCGTGGTGAAAGCGTTTGTCCGAGAATCGCAGGAGAAAGCACGTTATACTGCACTAAACAATGAATTGATTGCTATCAGCATGAAGACGCTGTACGCAATTCGGAATACGTTTCCGTTGATTTTCCTGTTGAGCAATTTGATTACCGTTGCGGTTGTTGGATATGGTGGCGCACAGGTGATCAATCGACAATTTTCCATTGGTGAACTGGTTGCGTTTAATTCATATTTGCTGTTCATTCTTCAACCAATTTTGCTGATTGGATTTGCTGCACCTGCGATCGCTCAAGCAGCAGCTTCGGCACAACGAGTGTATGAAGTTCTCGATGCTGAAATTGAAATTCGCGATCGACCCAATGCGATTCCGTTTGTGAAATGTGGCGGCAGAATTACGTTTGAAAATGTCTCATTTCGCTATCCCGGCGCAACGACTGAAGCCCTGAGAGGCGTTTCCTTTGAAACGAAGCCGAATGAACTAATTGCAATTCTTGGCATGACCGGATCAGGCAAAAGTACGATCGTCAATCTACTGCCGCGATTTTATGACCCGACTAGAGGTGCCGTCAGAATCGATGGACATGATGTGCGAGAGTTCAGCTTGACGAGTTTACGATCGCGCATTGGCATTGTGTTTCAAGAAACAACCTTGTTCGCTGGTACGCTGCGAGAAAACATTGCTTATGCCAAATCGGATGCGTCTTTAGCAGAGATCGTCGAGGCTGCAAAAACCGCGCAGATTCATGATTTTATTGCAGGACTACCGGATGGATACGACACGATCGTTGGAGAGCGGGGTGTCGGACTATCCGGCGGCCAGCGCCAACGGATTGCGATCGCTCGAACATTGTTAACCGACTATCGCATTTTGATCCTCGATGATAGTACCTCAGCCGTTGATGCTAAAACCGCTGCAGAAATTCAAACGGCACTCGATCTATTGATGGAGCAAAAAACTTGTACTGCATTTGTGATTGCCCAACGGATTACCACGGTGCGGAATGCCGATCGAATTTTGCTGATGGATCAAGGTGTGTTAGTCGCACAGGGAACGCACGAAGAACTAATGCGGACTAGCCCGCTCTACAGCGCAATTTTGGAATCTCAGGTAAAACGGTCATGA
- a CDS encoding ABC transporter ATP-binding protein, which translates to MNSPLATTEKPTRQVSTLRRFLNYVQPYRKQVPIALLCVLIGAASQAVGPFFIGWSIDHLITQGNLQGLLLALLVLTLIYFIGVQAIREQIVRVGWIVQHVLAQLREDIFVKVQSLPLSYFDRSEAGDLMSRLLNDVSTVNQAFGQTVAQMLGNLFSLVGIIIAMLLINLQLGLVSNFVVPLMILTTAVFSRWARSRFRVTRKTIGELSTKLEEDISSVREAQAFNRVQLNIDEFVHLNAANRDANIQAVAITAAFLPSIDFLNTLATAGVLAYGGYLAVSGQATVGVVTAFLIYVQQFFRPIQILSQFYTQAQSAIAGLERIFSLLDEPSQLNDAPDAIELPPIQGEVRFENVSFGYTANQRVLNQVNLLAKPGQTIALVGATGAGKSTIINLILRFYDVTGGAVMIDGIDVRTVTQASLRRQIGIVLQDTILFSGTVAENIAFGRPTATQAEIEAAAQVANVHELITTLPQGYSTYLGERGAMLSQGQRQLISIARAVLIQPRILILDEATSSIDTRTEALVQDAIARLLQNRTSFVIAHRLSTVTQADQVLVVQGGQIVENGTHSELLAQQGIYANLYALQLGSTTPTPTAP; encoded by the coding sequence ATGAACAGTCCTTTAGCAACCACCGAAAAGCCAACCCGCCAGGTGTCAACATTAAGGCGGTTTTTGAACTATGTTCAGCCGTATCGTAAACAAGTTCCGATCGCATTGCTGTGTGTGTTAATCGGAGCCGCATCACAGGCAGTTGGGCCGTTTTTTATTGGATGGTCGATCGATCACTTGATCACACAAGGGAATCTTCAGGGCTTATTACTCGCTCTACTGGTGCTGACACTGATTTACTTTATTGGTGTTCAAGCAATTCGTGAGCAGATTGTCCGAGTCGGTTGGATTGTGCAGCACGTCCTCGCGCAACTCCGAGAAGACATTTTCGTGAAGGTGCAAAGTCTACCATTGAGCTACTTCGATCGTAGCGAAGCTGGAGATTTGATGAGTCGATTGTTGAATGATGTTAGCACTGTGAATCAAGCTTTCGGTCAAACCGTAGCGCAAATGCTCGGTAACTTATTTAGCTTGGTTGGCATCATCATTGCAATGTTATTGATCAATCTGCAATTGGGGCTAGTCAGTAACTTTGTTGTGCCGTTGATGATTCTAACTACAGCAGTCTTTTCACGTTGGGCACGATCGCGCTTTCGAGTCACCCGAAAAACGATCGGAGAACTATCTACTAAACTCGAAGAAGACATTAGCAGTGTGCGCGAAGCTCAAGCGTTTAATCGTGTGCAACTAAACATTGATGAATTCGTCCATCTCAATGCTGCAAATCGCGATGCGAACATTCAAGCGGTCGCAATTACCGCAGCCTTTTTACCGTCGATCGACTTTCTCAATACCTTAGCAACCGCAGGTGTACTGGCATACGGTGGCTATTTAGCGGTGAGCGGACAAGCAACAGTGGGGGTTGTGACTGCGTTCTTGATTTATGTTCAACAATTCTTCAGACCGATTCAGATTCTGAGTCAGTTTTACACCCAGGCTCAATCCGCGATCGCTGGACTCGAACGAATTTTTAGCTTACTCGATGAGCCCTCACAGCTTAATGATGCTCCTGATGCGATCGAGCTGCCGCCCATTCAGGGTGAAGTGCGATTTGAGAATGTTTCTTTTGGCTATACCGCAAACCAGCGCGTTTTAAATCAAGTCAATTTGCTGGCTAAACCGGGACAAACGATCGCCCTTGTCGGTGCAACTGGAGCAGGAAAAAGCACGATTATTAACTTAATTCTTCGCTTTTACGATGTGACTGGTGGAGCAGTAATGATTGATGGCATTGATGTCAGAACTGTGACTCAAGCTAGTCTGCGTCGCCAAATTGGGATTGTTTTACAAGACACGATTTTGTTTAGCGGAACTGTTGCCGAAAATATTGCGTTTGGTCGTCCCACAGCAACTCAAGCCGAGATTGAAGCCGCCGCGCAAGTTGCAAATGTGCATGAATTGATTACCACTCTGCCACAAGGGTATTCAACTTATCTGGGAGAACGTGGAGCCATGTTGAGTCAAGGGCAACGTCAGTTGATTAGTATTGCGCGGGCAGTGTTGATTCAGCCGCGAATTTTGATCCTGGATGAAGCAACGAGCAGCATTGATACGCGCACCGAAGCACTGGTGCAGGACGCGATCGCACGACTCCTTCAAAATCGCACAAGTTTTGTGATTGCTCATCGCCTTAGTACGGTGACTCAAGCGGATCAGGTGCTAGTCGTTCAGGGTGGACAGATTGTGGAAAACGGAACGCACTCGGAACTGCTGGCACAACAAGGAATTTACGCTAATCTTTATGCACTGCAACTTGGCTCAACCACTCCCACGCCGACTGCTCCATAA
- a CDS encoding 2-succinylbenzoate--CoA ligase, which yields MEQPLSRLESFRFADVERLVELARLRYRELLEIEKPVILMCDRDPVQFLAGFVAACSVPCQVFLCNPDWGETEWQQVLELVKPTLIWGESGASETLGSPLNPPRVGDFNFNRQLSETKTLVMIPTGGTSGKIRFAMHTWDTLTASVQGFCQYFEVESINSLCVLPLYHVSGLMQFMRSFLTDGTFIIQSWKTLETQFDPQDFFISLVPTQLQQLMPQGNWLARFKTILLGGAPAWSDLLQQARSQNLPIAPTYGMTETASQIATLKPADFLNGIQGCGCVLPHAEITIVDQKLSIQAKSLMLGYYPNLLTEPKFAPDDLGYFDDRGFLHLLGRNSNKIISGGENIFPIEVEAAVRSTNLVQDIHVIGTSDPIWGQSVTAIFVPSDETVTIDQLKAALRSRLTAFKQPKRWIKVAQIPRTAQGKIQPDRIEAILK from the coding sequence TGCGATCGCGATCCGGTGCAGTTTCTTGCGGGGTTTGTTGCGGCTTGCTCGGTTCCATGTCAAGTGTTTCTGTGCAATCCAGATTGGGGTGAGACGGAGTGGCAGCAGGTTTTAGAGTTGGTTAAGCCAACCCTGATTTGGGGAGAGTCGGGAGCTTCAGAGACCTTGGGAAGCCCCCTAAATCCCCCACGAGTGGGGGACTTTAATTTCAATCGCCAACTTTCGGAGACGAAAACACTCGTCATGATTCCAACAGGTGGAACTTCAGGGAAAATTCGATTTGCAATGCACACTTGGGATACTCTCACTGCATCAGTGCAAGGATTTTGTCAATATTTTGAGGTCGAATCAATTAATTCTCTCTGTGTCTTGCCGCTTTATCATGTGAGCGGATTGATGCAATTTATGCGATCGTTCCTCACAGACGGCACATTCATTATTCAATCTTGGAAAACGCTAGAGACTCAATTCGACCCGCAAGACTTTTTTATCTCGCTCGTTCCGACTCAGCTTCAGCAATTAATGCCTCAAGGGAATTGGTTAGCGAGATTCAAAACGATTTTGTTAGGGGGTGCGCCTGCGTGGTCAGATTTACTGCAACAAGCCCGGTCGCAAAACTTACCGATCGCGCCTACCTACGGCATGACCGAAACGGCTTCGCAAATTGCCACACTCAAACCTGCCGATTTTCTCAATGGGATTCAAGGCTGTGGATGCGTTCTGCCTCATGCTGAAATCACGATCGTCGATCAAAAGCTCAGCATTCAAGCCAAGTCCTTAATGCTCGGTTATTACCCGAATTTGCTCACCGAGCCGAAATTCGCTCCCGATGACTTGGGGTATTTTGACGATCGCGGCTTTTTGCACCTGCTCGGACGAAACAGCAACAAAATCATCAGTGGCGGCGAAAATATTTTCCCGATTGAAGTTGAAGCGGCAGTTCGATCTACAAACCTCGTTCAGGATATCCATGTCATAGGCACATCTGACCCGATTTGGGGGCAAAGCGTGACGGCAATTTTCGTTCCAAGTGATGAAACCGTTACGATCGACCAACTCAAAGCCGCTCTACGATCGCGCCTCACCGCCTTCAAACAGCCGAAGCGCTGGATCAAAGTTGCTCAAATTCCGCGAACGGCTCAGGGAAAAATCCAGCCCGATCGCATCGAAGCAATTCTCAAATGA